From the Fusobacterium ulcerans ATCC 49185 genome, the window ACAGTTTTCTATCTCCACATAGTTTACCTGTTTCAAATTTATTAAACAGTATTTTAGAACCAATTATAACAATTCCAATAGAATTATTTTTTTCTTTATTTAATGTTGGAAGATAAGTTTCTAAATTTTCTGGTATATCTACTAAATATTTATCAAAAATATTTTCAATATATAATTTTTTTCTTAATTCTCTCAACTTACAGTCAATCCCTATTCTATAAAGCATTTTTTCTCTAGTTAATTTTAAAGATTTTATAAAGTTATATAGTTCTAATGACTTCATATATTCTTTTATCTCAATGTCAGTTTCAAATGAATTTATGATAGCAGCAGCTATTGCTCCACCACAGCTTCCTATGATGAGATCAGGTGTACATCCCATATTTTTCAGTGCAGAAAATATACCTCCATAAACAGCAATTCTGGATCCACCTCCAGAAAAAATAACAGCCCTCTTATATTTCTGTAATTTTTCCATATCTTTATTCCCTTCAAAAAATTTATATCTATACAAAGCTAATTCTTAACTAAATTCTACCACATTAATACTTACTCTACCATTTAAATTTTAATATAAAAAAGAGATGCTTAATGCATCTCAGACACTCAATTAATTGTTCATATTTTTAGAAACTCTAAATTTTACTGTTTTTTTAGGATATATATTCATACGTTCTCTTGTTATAGGGTTAGATATTGTTCTTGAATTTCTTTCCTTTATTTCAAATATTCCTCTATTAATGAATACTACTGTACCATCTATTTGTAAAGCTTCCTGTAATGTTTCAAGAAAAATATTAATTTTTTTTGCTGCTTTTCTTGCAGATATTTCCCCATTGCTTACTTCTTTATATATTTTCGCTAATTCTTTTTTATTCATGACTATCACTACCTTTAATCATTAAGTCTTTCATTCCTTTTCCTGCTTTGAATCTTATTACTTCTTTAGGTTCTGTATATATTGCTTTTTCTATTTTTGGTGTTATTACTTTTCTTGATTTAACCACTTTTTTTTCAAAAGTCCCCCAATTTTTAAATGTTACTGGTCCATTTTCATTTAATGCCTTTAAAAGTGTATCCCAAAATCTATCTATTTCTTTTTTTACTTCTTCATGATTTTTATTTTTATTTCTTTTTTTATAAAATTTTATGAATTCCCCTTCTGTCATTTTTCCTCCAATGTTTTATATAATTTTCATAGATCAATATCTTTGCCTACAAACGATTCTCAAAACCATATTTTTTTTAGTATTTGAAAATGTGTTCTCTTTTATATAATAAGGCGAACTTTTTCGAATAATTTTCTTTTCTATTATACTCTTTAAAATTGATAAAATCAAGATAAAAAACATTTTGGTTTTTAGGGACCTAAAAAATGCCTTCAGTAAAAATAAGGAGTTTAGCCTTCTAAGTATTCGCCTTATTATATAAAAGAGAACTTTTAGCTTTTTTACAGTTATTTTCAACTAATAACAAAGGGGCTGTTTTAAATTTGCAACAGCCCCTTTGTTATCTTTTATTAATTAATACTTATTATTTTTATTTATCTAAAAATACTTTATTGCTAAAACTTATACCCTAATCCTGCTCCTACTATCCATTCACCTTTAGTCTTGTTTTTTCCTGATTGATTATGTGAGTCTCTTTCTACTGCATAAGTTCCTTTTACATCAAATAGTACTCCATTTTCAAGTTCAAGAGCATATTTTGCATTTAATCCTATGTTCTGTTCATTTTTGTGAGCAACCAATATATCAAAGTCGTTTCCACCTTTAAATCTTCCTGTGATAAACTCCTCATCTGCACCATCTAATATTTTTGTATAGCTTACCCCTGCTGAAAGTGTACTCTTTCCTTTTTCATGAGGTATAACTTTCTTCAAGTCCACTCCTATTTTTCCTACTGTATAGTCAAATGATTTTGAATCTGTTTCTATAGCTAAGACTTTGCTTCCTTCATCTGCACTATCTTGATCTATATATGTATATGATAAAGTTCCATAAGGCTCTAAGAATAGATTATCTCCAATATTATGCAAATATCTTCCATTTAGGTAGATGTCATATGCCATATCTGAATATTTTTCATTGTAGCTGTGCCCACCAAGAGTTCTTCTGTCAGCGTCATATTCAGAATATTGTATTCCTCCTCCTGCTTTCAATGTTAGATTTCCTCTGTAATTTTCAACAAAAGCGCCAATATATCCACTGCTTCCTTCTACTTTTGACATTGACAGTTCAGCTTCACTTTTGTTTCCTCCAACTGTTACTCCTAGTGATACATTTTCAGAGTATCCATATTTACCCAACGCATATGCTCCAGTAAGCTTCATATCCACATCTGTATCTGCTGTTCCTCCATCAAATCCATGATAATTCTGTCCATAGTATGTATCTTTAGTTCCACCATCTGCATGAGTAAGTCCACCCATTATCATCCATTTATTCAGGTCTGGTCTGAAGTGATTCTCTGTCACTATATCTCTGAACATTCCTGTTGACTTTCTTGATAATTCACTTGAGAATGAATATGGAGTTTCTGTATATACACTACCTAAATACCCTAAAAGATTTGCAAGTTGTTCTTCAGATGTTCTATTGTTGTAATCATAATTTTTTCCAAGGTAAGTTGGAAGATTTAATATATCTCTCAATGTATCAAGATTATTATCTGCATCTGCACTACTATAAATACTTCTGTATATTTTATTTAATTGATTATATCTTTTTACTTCTTTTGGATTTACTATCCCATTTAGATCTGAACCTGCTCCAAGATGGATATACTCATCATAGATTTTTGCGCTGTCTATAATTGAACTTGTCTTAATTTCCATATTTTCCAGTGTTATATTTCTAACTATTATTTCTTTTCCTATTCCATTTGTTACAAAGTTTAAAGTTCCTGCTTCACTTGGTGAATCTCCTTTTATCAGCACTCCTCCATTCTTTGAGAAAGCATGAATAGCTTCTGGTATTGTTGTTTGTTTATTATCATCTTTTTGCAGTCTAAGGGTTAATATCCCTGTTTCTTCCACTGTCACTGTATCTGTTCCTGTTACTTTTATATTTTCAAAGAATGTTACATTATTATCTATATTCATATTTTTAAATCCAGATATATCATAAAGCATATTCATTCCATTTTCTGATGTTCCATTAAGAACAAGTATACTATCATTTCCAGTAGATTCTATTTTTCCATTAACTATTACATTGCCAGACAAAACAACAGCATTGTTATTTCCAGTCACTTCTATAGCAGTAGTTCCATCCTTAGTATTTATTACAGAATCTCCCTTAACAGTAAAATTATTTCCATTTCCTGTTATTTTTACAGTATTACCTTCTGAAATTCCTCCATTTACTACTGTATTATTCAAAGTAAGGATTGATTCACTTTCATTCATAATCACTGCTGTTTCATAGGCATTTATTATACTGTTATTTAAGTTATTATGTTGTCCAGTGACTTTAAGAGTATTTGTTATTCCATTTAAAACATATTTTCTATCTGAAGAAATATTTATTTCCTCAGACTTTCCATCTGTTAAAATTCCATTATCTAAACTTAAACTTTTAGTTCCAGTTATATTTTCTTTTGCTCCTTCAGCTTTAGCATTTATTATTGTATATTCATCTGCTGTAGCAGTTGTTCCAAATTTACCATAATCACTAGCTTCAGCAGTATATTTTCCTCTACTAACTTTTTTAAATATCAATCCCTCATTAGCTAGTGTTGCATCTTTTACTGTAACATTTTCTTCACTTATAAGGAGTCCATAGTTATTAAAATTAGTTATTGTTCCTCTATTCCTATTCAGTACAGCATTAGTTTTTCCATAAATAACTCCTGTATTTGTTAATGCAGATATTGCCCCATAATCATTATGAATTCCCCAACTCACTGAACCCCCTTCAGGAGTTATTCCTGTTATTAAACCATTGTTCGTTAGAGCTTCTATATCCTCAAGATTATAAATTCCACAACTTTGTACATTAATTTCTGGAGCTGTTCCTGTTATTGAACCATTATTTATCAGACTTCCTATAGCACTTCCTACTACATTATAAACTCCTATACCATTATATGAAGCTCTTCCTATTATTGAACCATTATTTATTAGACTTTCTATAGTTCCTGATTCATTATAAATTCCATAACTGCTTTCAGGCTTTCTTGTATTTATTCCTGTTACTGAACCATTGTTTATTAAACTTCCTATAGTACTTCCTGATTCATTATAAATTCCTGAACCATATCCATTATCTCCTGTAGATGTTCCCGTTATTGAACCATCGTTTGCTAGTGTTGTTATAGTTCCTGCATTAGAAATTCCATAACCTCCTCCATTACTTCCTGTCCCTGTTCCTGTTATTGAACCATTATTTATAAGTTCAAATCCCACTAAATTTCCTTCTAATTTTAATCCATAACCTTTTGTCCCAGAACTGTTATCTGTTCCTGATAATGTTATATTATTTATATAAATGCTTCCATCCCAATTGTTTTCACTGTATGGATTATCCAGACTTGTTGGTGAGTTGTTATCTGTACTGAATTTTATTGTTCCACTATCATTCTTTATCCACAAATAATTATCTCCCCCCATCGCTGTTGTACATGATAATAGCATTCCTACTACTGCTCCTATTGTAATATTTCTTCCCCTTTTTTTACTCCCACTTTTTACTGCTTTCATAATTTTTTCTATCATCTTTCCCCTCCATGAAATTTAATTCAATTTAAAAGTAAAAACTCATTATAATATTCTCAAATTGGTATAAAAAAAATCTAATTCTCTTCAATAAATGTTCGCATTTATACATAAACGAGTATTGATGAATATTTTTCAATTTTTAAGAACATTATTTGCAGATTAACTATTGACTTTTAATCAAATTTAGGGTATTATCTATCATATATGCTAAGTATTCAAAATATGGTTTAAAGGTTTTTTAGAAACAAGTAAGTAGTTAGTGTTCTCTTTTATGTATAAAAGAGAACTTTTTTTATTTCTTTTTCTTTTGCTGAAATCTCAAAATTTTCCACTTTAAAGGAATTTTTTATATTTTTTCTTTTAGAAGCTATCTGAAAAAAATTCTTTGTAATATAAAAAATCACCCACAAGGTAAATTTCCTCATGGATGATTATTTTTTTTATTAAAATATTTTTATTATTAAATTATTTTTTTTCTTTCATTGATTCAAGTATACTATTAACAAAAATATCCATTTCTTCAATTGTATTTTCATTCATAGAAGAAGTTAAAGTAACTCTTTCATTTAATACTGTCATTTCTCTCATATCTTCTAGGAATTCCTGCATTAACTTACCTGATTCACAAGCCCAAGAACCATTTTCTAATATACCAAATGTTCTTTTCTGTAAATTTAATGCTTTCATATCCATTAGATAATTATGCATCAATGGATAAATTCCTAAATTATATGTCACAGAAGCTAATACCACATGGCTGTATTTAAATGTTTCAGATATTAATTGAGATACATGAGTTTTAGAAACATCATACATTACCACATTAGTCATTCCTTTTTCCACTAATTTAGATGCCAATACAGATACAGCATTTTCTGTATTTCCATACATTGAAGCATATACAATCATTACCCCTTTTTCTTCAGGCTCATATCTGCTCCACTTATCATATTTATCTAAGAAATAACCTAAGTCATTACGCCAAACTGGACCATGTAAAGGACATATAATTTTTATGTCTATTCCTCCAGCCTTCTTCAAAAGTGATTGTACATGAGGACCATATTTTCCAACTATATTTGTATAATAACGTCTTGCATCATCAAGCCATTCTCTATCAAATTTCACTTCATCATTAAATAATTTTCCATCTAGAGATCCAAAAGATCCAAAAGCATCTGCACTGAATAAAACTCCATTAGTAAGATCAAAGCTTACCATAGCTTCTGGCCAGTGAACCATTGGTGCTGCAACAAACAGAATTTCATGTTTTCCAAAAGATATCTTATCTCCCTCTTTTACTTCCTGAGTTTTTGAGCTATCTATATGGAATCCAAATTGATTCATAAGATAAAAAGCTTTTTCATTACTGATAACTTTAACCTTAGGATAACGAAGCATTACTTCTTCAATCATAGCAGCATGGTCAGGTTCCATATGATTGATAACCATATAGTCTAAAGGTCTTCCATCTAAAACTGCTTGTATATTTTCTATAAATTGACGCCCTATTGACCAGTCTACAGTATCAAATAAAACAGTTTTTTTATCTAATAAAAGGTATGAATTATATGAAACTCCTCTAGGAATGGGATGTATATTTTCAAATAAATGAAGATGATGATCATCTCCTCCTACCCAATATAAATCTTCAGTTACTTTTCTAACATTATGCATGAATTACTCCTCCTTTATGCTTAAAACAGCTTAAATTTTTTACTCATATCTTAAACTTCAATAAACATATCCTTACTTTCTCCACATATTGGACAGATCCACTCTTCAGGAAGAGCTTCAAAAAGTGTTCCTGGTTTAATATCATTCTCTTCATCTCCTACAGCTGGATCATACTCATATCCACATCCATTACAAACGTGACGTTTCCAAGTAGGAATTTCTTTTTTAGGAACTGCTCTCTTCATTTTTTTCATTGGAGGAGCTTCTTTTTTAGGTTCTCCATTATCTAATGCAGCAGTAAGTAAAGGAAGTATCTCTTCTACGTTTCCTATTATTCCATAGTCAGCATTTTTAAATATTGGTGCATTTGGATTATTATTAATTGCAACTATTGTTGTAGCATCTTTTATTCCTTTCAGATGCTGTCCTGCTCCTGAAATTCCACAAGCTATATACAAGTTCCCATTAAATTTTTGTCCTGACATTCCTACATAACGATTCAATGGAAGATATCTTAGAGTTTCAGCCACTGGTCTAGATGATCCTATAGCAGCTCCAGCTTGTATAGCTAAATTTTTAATAAGCTCCATATTTTCTTTTGGTCCTATTCCTTTTCCTGCACTTACTACACGATCAGCTTTTGAAATAGGAGTATCTAAATCTATTCCTACTGTAAAATCATATCCATCAGCCTTTAATGCTTCTACCAAAGCTTCTACTCTTTCTTTTGCACTTCCTTCTTTTAATATCATATTTTTACGAATACCTGTTGGATGACCTTTTGAAGATGGCTTTTTAGATCCACCATCACTTTTAGGCATTTTCCCTATTAGATGAGAAGCAATAACTACTCTCTGAATTTCATTTGTTCCTTCATATATAGTACAGATTTTGGCATCACGATAAGCACGTTCTACTTCCATACCTTTAAGATATCCAGTTCCTCCAAATATTTGAAGAGCTTCATTTACTATTTCTAAACATACATCTGAAGCATACTGTTTTGCCATAGCAGATTCCATAGCATAATCTTCATGAT encodes:
- a CDS encoding HU family DNA-binding protein encodes the protein MNKKELAKIYKEVSNGEISARKAAKKINIFLETLQEALQIDGTVVFINRGIFEIKERNSRTISNPITRERMNIYPKKTVKFRVSKNMNN
- a CDS encoding acyl-CoA dehydrogenase family protein, with the translated sequence MFFKTTEDHENLRMKIREFAETEVKPIAFMLDKENEFPTEAVKKLGEMGVLGTPFPKEYGGAGLDMLSYAIAVEELSRVDGGTGVILSAHVSLGSYPIFAYGTEEQKQKYLVPLAKGEKLGAFGLTEPNAGSDAGGTETTAVLEGDYYILNGGKIFITNADKAETYIVFAVTTPDIGTRGISAFIVEKGWEGFTFGDHYDKMGIRSSSTAELIFNNVKVPKENLLGKEGEGFKIAMSTLDGGRIGIASQALGIAQGAFENALAYAKEREQFGKPIAFQQVISFKLADMATKLRAARFLVYSAAELKENHEDYAMESAMAKQYASDVCLEIVNEALQIFGGTGYLKGMEVERAYRDAKICTIYEGTNEIQRVVIASHLIGKMPKSDGGSKKPSSKGHPTGIRKNMILKEGSAKERVEALVEALKADGYDFTVGIDLDTPISKADRVVSAGKGIGPKENMELIKNLAIQAGAAIGSSRPVAETLRYLPLNRYVGMSGQKFNGNLYIACGISGAGQHLKGIKDATTIVAINNNPNAPIFKNADYGIIGNVEEILPLLTAALDNGEPKKEAPPMKKMKRAVPKKEIPTWKRHVCNGCGYEYDPAVGDEENDIKPGTLFEALPEEWICPICGESKDMFIEV
- a CDS encoding HU family DNA-binding protein translates to MTEGEFIKFYKKRNKNKNHEEVKKEIDRFWDTLLKALNENGPVTFKNWGTFEKKVVKSRKVITPKIEKAIYTEPKEVIRFKAGKGMKDLMIKGSDSHE
- a CDS encoding FprA family A-type flavoprotein, with the translated sequence MHNVRKVTEDLYWVGGDDHHLHLFENIHPIPRGVSYNSYLLLDKKTVLFDTVDWSIGRQFIENIQAVLDGRPLDYMVINHMEPDHAAMIEEVMLRYPKVKVISNEKAFYLMNQFGFHIDSSKTQEVKEGDKISFGKHEILFVAAPMVHWPEAMVSFDLTNGVLFSADAFGSFGSLDGKLFNDEVKFDREWLDDARRYYTNIVGKYGPHVQSLLKKAGGIDIKIICPLHGPVWRNDLGYFLDKYDKWSRYEPEEKGVMIVYASMYGNTENAVSVLASKLVEKGMTNVVMYDVSKTHVSQLISETFKYSHVVLASVTYNLGIYPLMHNYLMDMKALNLQKRTFGILENGSWACESGKLMQEFLEDMREMTVLNERVTLTSSMNENTIEEMDIFVNSILESMKEKK
- a CDS encoding autotransporter outer membrane beta-barrel domain-containing protein; translated protein: MIEKIMKAVKSGSKKRGRNITIGAVVGMLLSCTTAMGGDNYLWIKNDSGTIKFSTDNNSPTSLDNPYSENNWDGSIYINNITLSGTDNSSGTKGYGLKLEGNLVGFELINNGSITGTGTGSNGGGYGISNAGTITTLANDGSITGTSTGDNGYGSGIYNESGSTIGSLINNGSVTGINTRKPESSYGIYNESGTIESLINNGSIIGRASYNGIGVYNVVGSAIGSLINNGSITGTAPEINVQSCGIYNLEDIEALTNNGLITGITPEGGSVSWGIHNDYGAISALTNTGVIYGKTNAVLNRNRGTITNFNNYGLLISEENVTVKDATLANEGLIFKKVSRGKYTAEASDYGKFGTTATADEYTIINAKAEGAKENITGTKSLSLDNGILTDGKSEEINISSDRKYVLNGITNTLKVTGQHNNLNNSIINAYETAVIMNESESILTLNNTVVNGGISEGNTVKITGNGNNFTVKGDSVINTKDGTTAIEVTGNNNAVVLSGNVIVNGKIESTGNDSILVLNGTSENGMNMLYDISGFKNMNIDNNVTFFENIKVTGTDTVTVEETGILTLRLQKDDNKQTTIPEAIHAFSKNGGVLIKGDSPSEAGTLNFVTNGIGKEIIVRNITLENMEIKTSSIIDSAKIYDEYIHLGAGSDLNGIVNPKEVKRYNQLNKIYRSIYSSADADNNLDTLRDILNLPTYLGKNYDYNNRTSEEQLANLLGYLGSVYTETPYSFSSELSRKSTGMFRDIVTENHFRPDLNKWMIMGGLTHADGGTKDTYYGQNYHGFDGGTADTDVDMKLTGAYALGKYGYSENVSLGVTVGGNKSEAELSMSKVEGSSGYIGAFVENYRGNLTLKAGGGIQYSEYDADRRTLGGHSYNEKYSDMAYDIYLNGRYLHNIGDNLFLEPYGTLSYTYIDQDSADEGSKVLAIETDSKSFDYTVGKIGVDLKKVIPHEKGKSTLSAGVSYTKILDGADEEFITGRFKGGNDFDILVAHKNEQNIGLNAKYALELENGVLFDVKGTYAVERDSHNQSGKNKTKGEWIVGAGLGYKF